One part of the Streptomyces nigra genome encodes these proteins:
- a CDS encoding DUF6153 family protein, which produces MTARAQLHSARSPRGRWRALLVLGLLAGLLGMHALSPGWAAAADAHHSSFASAHAGMGSDEYVCHGDSGGGHAEHADATCASGAVGTGPVLPAPLPDRVGTLAPADSGHGFLATTPDGGRAPPTLAELQLLRI; this is translated from the coding sequence GTGACAGCCCGTGCACAGCTCCACTCCGCGCGATCGCCCCGTGGGCGGTGGCGGGCGCTGCTGGTGCTCGGGCTGCTGGCCGGCCTTCTCGGTATGCACGCCCTCAGCCCGGGCTGGGCCGCGGCCGCTGACGCCCATCATTCCTCCTTCGCCTCTGCTCATGCCGGGATGGGGAGCGACGAGTACGTCTGCCACGGTGACAGCGGTGGCGGCCATGCCGAGCATGCCGATGCGACGTGCGCGTCCGGCGCCGTCGGCACGGGGCCGGTCCTTCCTGCGCCGTTGCCCGACCGTGTCGGCACGCTCGCGCCCGCCGACAGCGGCCACGGGTTCCTCGCCACCACGCCCGACGGCGGTCGGGCGCCGCCCACACTGGCCGAACTTCAACTCCTGCGGATCTAG
- a CDS encoding GntR family transcriptional regulator, with translation MTSAEISKDDPRTESEQAADILRQEIANGSIPPGAHVGSVRDLATRFKISGMTVQRALAILREDGLITTTARGSYARDPEQATEPGEASAGVDLPEVLRQLEHLTSQVSDLRGRVERLEALGEPGGA, from the coding sequence GTGACCAGCGCTGAAATCTCGAAAGACGACCCTCGGACAGAGTCCGAGCAAGCGGCCGACATCCTGAGACAGGAGATCGCGAACGGCTCCATCCCGCCCGGCGCCCATGTGGGATCCGTCCGGGACTTGGCCACGCGGTTCAAGATCTCGGGAATGACCGTGCAGCGCGCGCTCGCGATCCTGCGCGAGGATGGGCTCATCACGACCACGGCCCGCGGTAGCTACGCTCGGGACCCCGAGCAAGCGACCGAACCGGGGGAGGCGAGCGCCGGCGTCGACCTCCCCGAAGTTCTGCGTCAGCTCGAACATCTCACCTCCCAAGTCTCAGATCTGCGGGGCAGGGTCGAACGGCTCGAAGCGCTCGGCGAGCCGGGTGGTGCGTGA
- a CDS encoding acyltransferase family protein, producing MLRTEAAPVAPRTGDAPAREATAATGRRQGRTPAEPGRASAARDPFLDNAKYLAVLLVAAGHAWEPLREGSRAVTALYTLVYAFHMPVFALISGHLSRHFEATPSQLARLLTGVAIPYIAFETAYTLFTRWSSDDPDRPITLLDPLYLTWYLAALFIWRLTAPAWRAVRHPVPWALAIAALATLTPSLGDDLDLQRVLQFLPYFVLGLTLGERGEARLHDGLPRLVAAPLLMAALACAHWMAPHLDYAWFFHNDSAAGLGAPAWAGPLTTLATFACSMTLSACFLACVPRHRTWFTPLGAGTLYAYLLHGFVAQTAEHEGWYEAVWLQNPAGKAILTLLAAALTTALCTPPVRHLCQAVLENPLRRALTREESPSGPLPH from the coding sequence ATGCTCCGCACCGAAGCCGCACCGGTCGCGCCGCGCACAGGGGACGCACCGGCACGAGAGGCCACCGCCGCGACGGGACGACGGCAGGGGCGGACACCGGCGGAGCCCGGACGGGCCTCCGCCGCCCGCGACCCCTTCCTGGACAACGCGAAGTACCTGGCAGTCCTGTTGGTCGCGGCGGGCCACGCCTGGGAACCGCTGCGCGAGGGCAGCAGAGCGGTCACCGCGCTCTACACGCTTGTCTACGCCTTCCACATGCCGGTGTTCGCACTCATCTCGGGCCACCTGTCACGCCACTTCGAGGCCACCCCGAGCCAACTCGCCCGCCTCCTCACGGGCGTAGCGATCCCGTACATCGCCTTCGAGACGGCCTACACCCTCTTCACCCGCTGGAGCAGCGACGACCCGGACCGCCCGATCACCCTGCTCGACCCCCTCTACCTGACCTGGTACCTGGCGGCCCTGTTCATCTGGCGCCTGACGGCACCGGCGTGGCGCGCGGTACGCCATCCCGTCCCCTGGGCCCTGGCGATCGCCGCCCTGGCGACACTCACCCCGTCCCTCGGCGACGACCTGGACCTGCAGCGCGTCCTGCAGTTCCTGCCGTACTTCGTACTGGGCCTGACGCTGGGCGAGAGAGGCGAGGCCCGACTGCACGACGGTCTCCCGCGCCTCGTGGCCGCCCCCCTCCTGATGGCCGCCCTGGCCTGCGCCCACTGGATGGCCCCTCACCTGGACTACGCGTGGTTCTTCCACAACGACAGCGCGGCTGGCCTGGGCGCCCCGGCCTGGGCGGGCCCGTTGACGACCCTGGCCACCTTCGCCTGCTCGATGACCCTGTCGGCCTGCTTCCTGGCCTGCGTACCCCGGCACCGGACGTGGTTCACCCCGCTGGGCGCCGGAACGCTGTACGCGTACCTTCTGCACGGCTTCGTAGCCCAGACAGCAGAACACGAGGGCTGGTACGAGGCGGTATGGCTCCAGAACCCGGCAGGCAAGGCAATCCTGACGCTACTGGCGGCGGCACTGACGACGGCCCTGTGCACCCCACCGGTCCGCCACCTATGCCAGGCAGTCCTGGAGAACCCGCTACGCAGGGCGCTGACCAGGGAAGAATCCCCCTCCGGCCCCCTGCCGCACTGA
- a CDS encoding PIN domain nuclease encodes MSVPDYLIDTSALARILLRRTTEEWEQRMAAGLVALCDLTELELLYSARSAKDREALQERLDQFAWCPMPDGIHRRARVVQRELTAKGEHRSAGAIDLLVAAAAEEAGLTLLHHDRDFETIARTTGQPVHMIDLK; translated from the coding sequence GTGAGCGTGCCCGACTACCTGATCGACACGTCAGCCCTGGCCCGCATCCTCCTCCGTCGGACGACGGAGGAGTGGGAGCAGCGCATGGCGGCCGGGCTGGTCGCCCTGTGCGACCTCACGGAGCTGGAACTGCTCTACTCCGCACGTTCCGCGAAAGATCGTGAAGCACTCCAGGAACGACTGGACCAGTTCGCCTGGTGCCCCATGCCCGACGGCATCCACCGGCGCGCTCGCGTCGTCCAGCGCGAGCTGACAGCCAAGGGAGAGCACCGCAGCGCCGGAGCCATCGACCTTCTCGTGGCGGCAGCAGCGGAGGAAGCCGGCCTCACGCTGCTGCATCACGACCGCGACTTCGAGACCATCGCCCGCACCACCGGCCAGCCGGTCCACATGATCGACCTGAAGTAG
- a CDS encoding twin-arginine translocase TatA/TatE family subunit, producing MFGLSEIAIILIVVIAVLCAKKLPELTRSAGKSARILKAEARAMKDEDDGERAAPRVIPGETVTPRPDEPKA from the coding sequence ATGTTCGGACTGAGCGAGATCGCGATCATCCTCATCGTCGTCATAGCCGTCCTCTGCGCCAAGAAGCTCCCCGAACTGACCCGCTCGGCGGGCAAGTCGGCGCGCATCCTCAAGGCCGAGGCCCGGGCGATGAAGGACGAGGACGACGGCGAGCGGGCCGCTCCGCGGGTGATCCCGGGCGAGACGGTCACCCCGCGCCCGGACGAGCCGAAGGCATGA
- a CDS encoding type II toxin-antitoxin system VapB family antitoxin: MSRTVIDLDDDALEAAAKELGTSTKRDTINTALREIVARNRRLRALHELQDLAAEGALDVELLLDKRTYRGGSGR; the protein is encoded by the coding sequence ATGAGCAGAACCGTCATCGACCTCGACGACGACGCTCTGGAGGCCGCTGCCAAGGAACTGGGCACCTCCACGAAGAGGGACACCATCAACACCGCACTGCGGGAGATCGTCGCCCGCAACCGCCGCCTGCGCGCCCTGCACGAACTGCAGGACCTGGCGGCCGAGGGTGCTCTCGACGTCGAACTCCTCCTGGACAAGCGCACCTACCGAGGCGGCTCCGGGCGGTGA
- a CDS encoding tellurite resistance TerB family protein: MALWDRIKESASTMQTQLVAKKNDLKSGAFRDASMAMCALVAAADGTVDPSERQRVAQLISANEVLQNFPADDLRRRFEENLDRLTTDFDFGKVSVMQEIAKAKKKPAEARAVVQIGIVIGGADGHFDKDEQAVVREACYALGLPPHEFDL, encoded by the coding sequence ATGGCCCTGTGGGACCGCATCAAGGAGTCCGCATCGACGATGCAGACCCAGCTGGTGGCGAAGAAGAACGACCTCAAGAGCGGTGCCTTCCGCGACGCGAGCATGGCGATGTGCGCACTCGTCGCCGCGGCCGACGGCACCGTCGATCCGTCCGAGCGGCAGCGGGTCGCCCAGCTCATCTCGGCCAACGAGGTGCTGCAGAACTTCCCCGCCGACGATCTGCGCCGTCGCTTCGAGGAGAACCTGGACCGTCTCACCACCGACTTCGACTTCGGCAAGGTGAGCGTCATGCAGGAGATCGCCAAGGCGAAGAAGAAGCCCGCCGAGGCGCGTGCCGTCGTCCAGATCGGCATCGTCATCGGCGGGGCCGACGGGCACTTCGACAAGGACGAGCAGGCCGTGGTCCGGGAGGCGTGCTACGCCCTCGGGCTGCCGCCGCACGAGTTCGACCTCTGA
- a CDS encoding DUF5707 domain-containing protein, protein MRRSTIGSALLGSVALAALLTPGARADDVVGNLDLGTFRITGGGGSGNDVVLGITERRTITVKLTASDDSGIRSADFTLYHGSTLAKADAKLKATETTAACTASGTTSTCTKHYTIDPRASLKNSLAGTWKVAVQAKANDGDYVTTDGHTSFFLKRYAKLTANASPEPIAKGRTLTITGKLSRANWDTHDYRGYTGQRAYLEFRRPGTSYYESLGYTLTNSTGVPTAKVTATADRYWRYEFRGTSTTNAVKAPGDYVDVR, encoded by the coding sequence ATGCGAAGATCGACGATCGGTTCCGCCCTGCTCGGCTCCGTGGCGCTGGCCGCCCTCCTCACGCCGGGCGCGCGGGCGGACGACGTTGTGGGCAACCTCGACCTCGGCACCTTCAGGATCACGGGTGGCGGCGGCTCGGGCAACGACGTCGTGCTCGGCATCACCGAGCGCAGGACGATCACCGTCAAGCTGACGGCGAGCGACGACTCCGGCATCAGGTCGGCGGACTTCACGCTCTACCACGGCAGCACCCTGGCCAAGGCCGACGCGAAGCTGAAGGCCACGGAGACGACGGCGGCCTGCACCGCGAGCGGCACCACGTCCACCTGCACGAAGCACTACACGATCGACCCGCGCGCCTCGCTGAAGAACTCCCTGGCCGGCACCTGGAAGGTCGCCGTCCAGGCCAAGGCCAACGACGGCGACTACGTCACCACCGACGGCCACACCTCGTTCTTCCTGAAGCGCTACGCCAAGCTCACGGCCAACGCCTCACCCGAGCCCATCGCCAAGGGCCGCACCCTCACGATCACGGGCAAGCTCTCCCGCGCCAACTGGGACACCCACGACTACCGCGGCTACACCGGCCAACGTGCCTACCTGGAGTTCCGCCGCCCGGGCACCAGCTACTACGAGTCCCTCGGCTACACCCTGACGAACTCCACCGGCGTCCCCACGGCCAAGGTCACGGCCACAGCGGACCGCTACTGGCGCTACGAATTCAGAGGCACGTCAACAACAAACGCCGTAAAGGCCCCGGGCGACTACGTGGACGTGCGGTAG
- a CDS encoding LCP family protein encodes MASPGARRTRLTRRGRILAWTVGVTSAVVLGVAGVGAWVYQDLDGSIGSADVDDKIGGDRPENLSPGSKNILVVGSDSRDGANAKYGKDLTTMQSDTLMVLHVPANRKWATVVSFPRDSWVEIPACENGSGGTSRPHHAKINEAFAIGGSGGEVSGAAACSIKTVEARTGLRIDHFMSVDFQGFKGMVDALDGIEVCPEEAIHSEKARLDMEAGCQTVTGEKALGYVRVRYGVGNGSDIGRIGRQQEFMNALAEKAQDRLTSPTSLYGFLKSATKSLTTDPDLAGIKPLYALASELRGIPSDRLTFVTVPNYPREADVPTDKANVAWQYPHATDLFSSLAKDKEVDGDRLKADTKVPLYASSVKVQVLNGTSTSGLAGTVAAKLREAGITVTGTGNAPEPAGTTGITYPANQKQQARALAAHLPGAPGPKAADANAGAGVITLVVGDDLDVDRIR; translated from the coding sequence ATGGCGTCGCCCGGTGCGCGCAGGACCCGGCTGACGCGGAGGGGCCGGATACTGGCCTGGACCGTCGGCGTCACCTCGGCGGTCGTGCTCGGCGTGGCCGGCGTCGGGGCGTGGGTCTACCAGGACCTCGACGGCAGCATCGGGTCGGCCGACGTGGACGACAAGATCGGCGGCGACCGGCCGGAGAACCTCAGCCCCGGCTCGAAGAACATCCTGGTGGTCGGTTCCGACAGCCGCGACGGCGCGAACGCCAAGTACGGCAAGGACCTGACCACCATGCAGTCGGACACGCTGATGGTGCTCCACGTGCCGGCGAACCGGAAGTGGGCCACGGTCGTGTCGTTCCCGCGTGACTCCTGGGTGGAGATACCGGCCTGCGAGAACGGGAGCGGCGGCACCTCGCGCCCCCACCACGCCAAGATCAACGAGGCGTTCGCGATCGGCGGTTCCGGCGGCGAGGTCTCCGGGGCCGCCGCCTGCTCCATCAAGACGGTCGAGGCACGGACGGGCCTGCGCATCGACCACTTCATGTCCGTCGACTTCCAGGGCTTCAAGGGCATGGTGGACGCCCTCGACGGCATCGAGGTCTGCCCCGAGGAGGCCATCCACTCCGAGAAGGCCCGTCTGGACATGGAGGCCGGCTGCCAGACCGTCACCGGCGAGAAGGCCCTCGGCTACGTCCGCGTCCGCTACGGCGTCGGGAACGGCTCGGACATCGGGCGCATCGGCCGCCAGCAGGAGTTCATGAACGCCCTCGCCGAGAAGGCGCAGGACCGGCTGACCAGCCCCACCTCCCTCTACGGCTTTCTGAAGTCCGCCACCAAGTCCCTGACGACGGACCCGGATCTGGCCGGAATCAAGCCCCTGTACGCCCTGGCGTCCGAGCTGCGGGGCATCCCGAGCGACCGGCTGACCTTCGTCACGGTCCCCAACTACCCGCGCGAGGCCGACGTCCCCACCGACAAGGCCAACGTCGCCTGGCAGTACCCGCACGCCACCGACCTCTTCAGCTCCCTGGCCAAGGACAAGGAGGTCGACGGCGACCGTCTGAAGGCGGACACGAAGGTGCCGCTGTACGCCTCCTCGGTCAAGGTCCAGGTCCTGAACGGCACTTCGACGTCCGGCCTGGCCGGCACGGTCGCCGCGAAGCTGCGCGAGGCCGGCATCACGGTCACCGGTACGGGCAACGCGCCCGAGCCCGCCGGCACCACCGGGATCACCTACCCGGCAAACCAGAAGCAGCAGGCGAGAGCCCTGGCCGCGCATCTGCCGGGGGCGCCGGGGCCGAAGGCGGCGGACGCGAACGCGGGGGCGGGCGTGATCACGCTGGTCGTGGGCGACGATCTGGACGTGGACCGGATCCGCTGA
- a CDS encoding DUF305 domain-containing protein produces MTSILSLVRRAALGTTAVTAALVLAACGSDNGSDTGSGTQTSASAGAEDTAGAHNDQDVSFAQDMIPHHQQAIQMSRMAASQASSAEVKDLAARIEKAQDPEIETMSGWLESWGEDVPSSMPGMDHGGHSGSSDMPGMMDTEDMDELMAASGKGFDTMFLTMMVEHHEGAVEMATTEKDKGQYGPAKELADDIITAQNAEIEEMNKLLGKS; encoded by the coding sequence ATGACCAGCATCCTTTCCCTCGTCCGTCGTGCCGCTCTCGGCACCACGGCCGTGACCGCCGCCCTCGTCCTCGCCGCCTGCGGCAGCGACAACGGCTCCGACACCGGATCCGGTACGCAGACGTCGGCCTCCGCCGGCGCCGAGGACACCGCCGGCGCCCACAACGACCAGGACGTCTCCTTCGCGCAGGACATGATCCCCCACCACCAGCAGGCCATCCAGATGTCGAGGATGGCCGCAAGTCAGGCGTCCTCCGCCGAGGTCAAGGACCTGGCCGCGCGCATCGAGAAGGCCCAGGACCCGGAGATCGAGACGATGTCCGGCTGGCTGGAGTCCTGGGGCGAGGACGTGCCCTCCTCCATGCCGGGCATGGACCACGGCGGTCACTCCGGCAGCTCCGACATGCCCGGGATGATGGACACCGAGGACATGGACGAGCTGATGGCGGCGTCCGGCAAGGGCTTCGACACGATGTTCCTGACCATGATGGTCGAGCATCACGAGGGTGCCGTGGAGATGGCCACCACCGAGAAGGACAAGGGCCAGTACGGGCCGGCCAAGGAGCTGGCCGACGACATCATCACCGCGCAGAACGCCGAGATCGAGGAGATGAACAAGCTCCTCGGCAAGAGCTGA
- a CDS encoding DUF7144 family membrane protein: MATSHSRQDQTTKYAWAAGLTAFAAVMLTIAGLIAIFRGIMGIAEDDVFLATRNYVFEFDLTGWGWVHLILGAIAVIIGIGLFQASTWARVGGVAIAGLIIIANFLSLPYYPVWSVVAIAISGFVIWALCVTRRDDMRSW; this comes from the coding sequence ATGGCCACCTCACACTCGCGCCAGGACCAGACGACCAAGTACGCGTGGGCCGCGGGCCTGACGGCCTTCGCCGCGGTCATGCTGACGATCGCCGGTCTCATCGCGATCTTCCGCGGCATCATGGGGATCGCCGAGGACGACGTCTTCCTCGCCACCCGCAACTACGTGTTCGAGTTCGACCTCACCGGCTGGGGCTGGGTCCACCTCATCCTCGGGGCGATCGCCGTGATCATCGGCATCGGGCTGTTCCAGGCGTCGACCTGGGCCCGGGTCGGCGGCGTGGCCATCGCCGGGCTGATCATCATCGCCAACTTCCTGTCGCTGCCGTACTACCCGGTGTGGTCCGTGGTGGCCATCGCGATCTCCGGATTCGTGATCTGGGCCCTGTGCGTCACCCGGCGGGACGACATGCGCAGCTGGTGA
- a CDS encoding M56 family metallopeptidase, with translation MGVFVFLPLVLPLTAWPIARLAEQHLHPRTATRLLTGVAAVMAACSTVCLALVMVVGTAQLPGNPLPDGWSDPEVRAAVPYDEVVGKAAIPSLCAVVVACARTLWRHARVRRRAHRALSGLPPTGVAVLRDETPYAYALPGGRRDRVVVTTGLLDRLRPAERRALFAHERAHLTGGHHRFLLTVQLAARANPFLRPLRTAVVYTAERWADEEAARRIGSRRTVAHAIGKAALVSRGTPAPTLAGFAAPGPVPRRVAALLGPEPAVRRWPSLFTSVGLAAWCAAAGTAVSAMSSANAAVTMVLILKAATPL, from the coding sequence ATGGGGGTCTTCGTCTTTCTGCCGCTCGTCCTGCCGCTGACGGCCTGGCCGATCGCCCGGCTGGCCGAGCAGCATCTGCACCCCCGCACCGCGACCCGGCTGCTCACCGGCGTCGCCGCGGTGATGGCCGCGTGCAGCACGGTGTGCCTGGCCCTGGTGATGGTCGTCGGCACCGCCCAGCTCCCCGGCAACCCGCTGCCCGACGGCTGGTCCGACCCCGAGGTACGGGCCGCCGTCCCCTACGACGAGGTCGTCGGCAAGGCGGCGATCCCGTCGCTGTGCGCGGTCGTCGTGGCCTGCGCCCGGACGCTGTGGCGGCATGCCCGGGTACGCCGCCGAGCCCATCGAGCCCTGTCCGGGCTGCCGCCGACCGGGGTCGCCGTCCTGCGCGACGAGACGCCGTACGCGTACGCCCTGCCCGGCGGCCGGCGCGACCGCGTGGTCGTGACGACGGGCCTGCTGGACCGGCTGCGGCCCGCCGAACGCCGGGCGCTGTTCGCGCACGAACGGGCGCATCTGACCGGCGGGCACCACCGGTTCCTGCTCACCGTCCAGCTCGCGGCACGGGCCAACCCGTTCCTGCGCCCGCTGCGTACGGCCGTCGTCTACACCGCCGAGCGCTGGGCCGACGAGGAGGCCGCCCGGCGGATCGGCAGCCGCCGGACCGTCGCCCACGCCATCGGCAAGGCCGCGCTGGTGTCCCGGGGCACCCCGGCGCCCACCCTGGCCGGCTTCGCGGCGCCCGGGCCGGTGCCCCGGCGGGTCGCCGCCCTGCTCGGCCCGGAGCCCGCCGTACGCCGCTGGCCGTCGCTGTTCACCTCGGTGGGCCTCGCCGCCTGGTGCGCGGCCGCCGGGACGGCCGTATCGGCGATGTCCTCCGCGAACGCCGCCGTCACCATGGTCCTGATCCTGAAAGCGGCGACCCCGCTCTGA
- a CDS encoding sporulation protein has product MVFKRLLGSLGVGGPTVDTVLDPGPALPGGTLGGQVLLQGGTADFDIEQITLELVARVEAEHADGESEGVAAFERVTVGGGFRLAAGEERSVPFGLVLPWETPITELYGQPLGVVLGVRTELSVAGARDKGDLDPLTVAPLPVQEAVLEAFGQLGFGFRSADLEYGHIGGTGQRLPFYQEIELTPSPRYAHQVNEVEVTFLAGPGGVEVVLEADKRGGLVSDGHDALTHVTVGHDDSRDWSAEVDGWVGRLVEHRASSYGDPHSGASHHGHHSGPGVGTAVAAGAAGLAVGVAGGLVAAEVVDEVGDFFEGEEDEEE; this is encoded by the coding sequence ATGGTGTTCAAGCGACTGCTCGGCTCGCTCGGTGTCGGGGGCCCCACGGTGGACACGGTCCTCGACCCGGGGCCGGCCCTCCCCGGCGGCACACTCGGCGGTCAGGTCCTCCTCCAGGGCGGCACCGCCGACTTCGACATCGAGCAGATCACCCTCGAACTCGTCGCCCGGGTCGAGGCCGAGCACGCGGACGGGGAGAGCGAGGGCGTCGCCGCCTTCGAGCGGGTCACCGTCGGCGGTGGGTTCCGGCTCGCGGCGGGTGAGGAGCGCTCGGTGCCGTTCGGTCTGGTGCTGCCGTGGGAGACGCCCATCACCGAGCTGTACGGTCAGCCGCTCGGCGTCGTCCTCGGTGTGCGCACCGAGCTGTCCGTCGCCGGAGCGCGGGACAAGGGCGATCTGGACCCGCTGACCGTCGCGCCCCTGCCCGTGCAGGAGGCCGTCCTGGAGGCGTTCGGGCAGCTCGGGTTCGGATTCCGCTCGGCCGATCTGGAGTACGGGCACATCGGCGGGACCGGACAGCGGCTGCCCTTCTACCAGGAGATCGAGCTCACCCCGTCGCCGCGGTACGCGCACCAGGTGAACGAGGTCGAGGTGACCTTCCTCGCCGGACCGGGCGGTGTGGAGGTGGTCCTGGAGGCCGACAAGCGCGGAGGGCTGGTCTCGGACGGTCATGACGCGCTCACCCACGTCACCGTCGGGCACGACGACAGCCGGGACTGGAGCGCGGAAGTCGACGGGTGGGTGGGGCGGTTGGTCGAGCACCGGGCCTCGTCCTACGGGGATCCCCACAGCGGTGCCTCGCATCACGGCCACCACTCCGGTCCCGGTGTCGGGACCGCCGTCGCGGCCGGGGCCGCCGGGCTCGCGGTCGGCGTGGCCGGCGGCCTGGTCGCCGCCGAAGTCGTCGACGAGGTCGGGGACTTCTTCGAGGGCGAGGAGGACGAGGAGGAGTGA
- a CDS encoding SHOCT domain-containing protein, whose amino-acid sequence MTGHTYLAYDYPLLSMFWTLLWFFLWIMWFILLFRIIGDIFRDDALSGWGKTGWLIFVIVLPFLGVFVYLIARGKGMGAREIAHTQARQRAFDEYVRDRAGEAGGRSSADELARLSEMRNRGDIDDDEFRRAKELVLSGAGPAAGASTPPSSGPRV is encoded by the coding sequence ATGACCGGTCACACCTACCTCGCCTACGACTACCCGCTGCTCAGCATGTTCTGGACGCTGCTGTGGTTCTTCCTCTGGATCATGTGGTTCATCCTGCTGTTCCGGATCATCGGTGACATCTTCCGGGACGACGCGCTGAGCGGCTGGGGCAAGACCGGCTGGCTGATCTTCGTGATCGTGCTGCCGTTCCTCGGTGTCTTCGTCTACCTCATCGCCCGCGGCAAGGGGATGGGCGCCCGGGAGATCGCCCACACGCAGGCGCGGCAGCGCGCGTTCGACGAGTACGTGCGCGACCGGGCCGGTGAGGCGGGCGGCCGCAGCAGCGCGGACGAACTGGCCAGGCTCTCCGAGATGCGCAACCGCGGTGACATCGACGACGACGAGTTCCGCCGGGCCAAGGAACTCGTGCTCAGCGGCGCCGGCCCGGCGGCCGGCGCCTCCACCCCGCCCTCCTCGGGCCCCCGGGTCTGA
- a CDS encoding BlaI/MecI/CopY family transcriptional regulator: MTEERRGSRRRGQGELEALVLSALGEADGPATAGWVQERLGGDLAYTTVITILTRLLAKGAVTRERAGRSFAWTPASDQAGLAAHRMRRVLDAESDREAVLASFVTGLGPDDERLLRDLLGRAGGADRTGGRTGRAHGTGED, translated from the coding sequence ATGACGGAAGAGCGACGAGGTTCCCGGCGCCGGGGGCAGGGCGAGCTGGAGGCGCTGGTCCTGTCGGCGCTGGGCGAGGCCGACGGCCCGGCGACGGCCGGCTGGGTGCAGGAGCGCCTCGGCGGCGACCTCGCCTACACCACCGTCATCACCATCCTGACCCGGCTGCTGGCCAAGGGCGCCGTCACCCGGGAGCGTGCGGGCCGCTCCTTCGCCTGGACCCCGGCCTCCGACCAGGCGGGTCTCGCCGCGCACCGGATGCGCCGGGTCCTGGACGCCGAGAGCGACCGGGAGGCCGTCCTGGCGAGCTTCGTCACCGGTCTCGGCCCCGACGACGAGCGGCTGCTGCGCGATCTGCTCGGCCGGGCCGGAGGGGCGGATCGAACGGGCGGCCGGACGGGTCGGGCGCACGGCACGGGGGAAGACTGA
- a CDS encoding F510_1955 family glycosylhydrolase, whose translation MKIRSRAATVMTATVLAAVLAACSSSSGTSSDATSAEVPGSLAVSHVHGLGIDPADGRLYVATHEGVITVADDGTARRVGDTADYMGFTVIGAKSFLGSGHPAEGSGDHGNRGLIRSTDSGRTWKTLSLGGTTDFHSLEYAHNTVYGYDSTRGLLRVSADRTSWDDRAALAALDIAVSPQDRDVVLATTEDGVVMSTDGGRKFRAGTGQALAFLSWPAADALYGADLAGGLHRSTDGGTSWKETGTVPGGQPQALTAVDAKRVLVATQDGVYESRDSGRTFTRRLPMSSAGGH comes from the coding sequence ATGAAGATTCGTTCCCGCGCGGCCACCGTCATGACCGCGACCGTCCTCGCGGCCGTACTGGCCGCATGCTCCTCCAGCTCCGGCACCTCGTCCGACGCGACGTCGGCCGAAGTCCCCGGCAGCCTCGCCGTCAGCCATGTCCACGGTCTGGGCATCGACCCGGCCGACGGGCGCCTGTACGTCGCCACCCACGAAGGTGTGATCACCGTGGCCGACGACGGCACCGCCCGGCGGGTCGGCGACACGGCCGACTACATGGGCTTCACCGTCATCGGGGCGAAGAGCTTCCTCGGCAGCGGCCACCCGGCCGAGGGCAGCGGCGACCACGGCAACCGCGGCCTGATCCGGTCCACCGACTCCGGCAGGACCTGGAAGACCCTGTCCCTGGGCGGCACCACCGACTTTCACTCCCTGGAGTACGCGCACAACACCGTCTACGGCTACGACAGCACCCGCGGCCTGCTGCGCGTCAGCGCCGACCGGACGTCCTGGGACGACCGCGCCGCGCTCGCCGCCCTGGACATCGCCGTCAGCCCGCAGGACCGGGACGTCGTGCTGGCCACCACGGAGGACGGCGTCGTCATGAGCACCGACGGCGGCCGGAAGTTCCGCGCGGGGACCGGACAGGCCCTCGCCTTCCTGTCCTGGCCCGCGGCCGACGCCCTGTACGGTGCCGACCTCGCCGGTGGCCTGCACCGCAGCACTGATGGCGGCACCAGCTGGAAGGAGACCGGGACCGTTCCGGGTGGGCAGCCCCAGGCCCTGACCGCCGTCGACGCCAAGCGCGTCCTCGTCGCCACACAGGACGGCGTGTACGAATCCCGCGACAGCGGCAGGACCTTCACCCGACGGCTGCCCATGTCCTCCGCCGGGGGGCACTGA